From Anopheles coluzzii chromosome 3, AcolN3, whole genome shotgun sequence, the proteins below share one genomic window:
- the LOC120955786 gene encoding multiple epidermal growth factor-like domains protein 6, with translation MKETLPFKGGPAGVGFLLLLLVQLPGPSTGQLIQFPASPASVESVCTGVNAGIFPHPDPTLCHVYVSCTFEQPIVYQCAAGLVFDPSSLRCVPGDREQCAERNDPNWYEQCAAYSYAFFADPNVCWEFVFCSLGTVNRYTCPAGEIWSQEDGACLSGNRDTCEVYDIGNVCQGRPDGLVPHPTDCTRFLQCTGGVTTMLECLRGEVFDQTVGRCIVGNTETCESRGDMCRGVANDLRPHPNECHLFVFCSLGEVSVLICPPNEIFRPDIRFCVPGNRDTCEFSPVETACVGRPPGVVPHPTSCELFLSCLNGVSTVMSCPAGTIFNPQTGVCSVGDRDTCLVTEGLCTLQPDGTILEHPLRCGMFIICRGGNAEVNPCPPGEILRVDAQFCVPGNPNTCERFPIETMCEGRDGGLFLPHPTDCARFIWCQAGVANDYGCEPGNIFSAPAQSCIPGNANTCTPLTGVCANQPDGQVLPLPDRCDFFIWCTEGRPTVNQCPVGEILRPDVQFCVPGSADTCEFVPIDLMCIGQGDSTRFPHPTQCALFIACQGQNAVVNRCPAGTIYNAPSRSCVPGNQDTCERFNDICVGRPDGTYSHPTICTAYINCVGGQPTFEQCGPGTIFIEQLGGCVVGNTQTCTRVDGLCVGQPDGAILAHPNECDLYILCVSQQAAPLRCPPGEILNVQAQFCAPGNANTCQFDPVETMCQNMADGAIYPHPSECSRFVVCNGGQATVADCPAGQILHAPTQSCRPGNTATCEFLDGVCSNRPDGWVIEHPNLCGHFIICQGGTVSVNPCPPGEILRPDAQFCVPGDPSTCGFEPVERMCLGRPDGIIYPHPTNCQLYISCQNSQAVVTSCRPGTIFRATTQSCVAGNGDTCTFLDGTCVGRPDGVIPHPEGCALFLLCTSGTTAAFRCPEGEILHPEFLVCAAGNADDCSLAPVTTEPPIISVCEGRPDGNYTHPLLCYLFIRCTNGDTEILSCPPNQIFVGAIRDCAPGNQETCIPL, from the coding sequence ATGAAAGAAACATTACCGTTCAAGGGAGGCCCTGCCGGAGTGGGCTTCCTCCTGTTACTACTGGTACAACTACCTGGTCCCAGTACCGGTCAGCTCATCCAGTTTCCTGCTAGCCCGGCCTCCGTCGAATCGGTTTGTACAGGTGTGAACGCCGGGATCTTCCCGCATCCCGATCCGACCCTTTGCCACGTTTACGTCTCGTGCACGTTCGAGCAGCCGATAGTGTACCAGTGTGCCGCTGGACTGGTGTTTGATCCGTCCTCGCTTCGTTGCGTTCCAGGTGACCGGGAGCAGTGCGCGGAACGGAATGATCCCAACTGGTACGAGCAGTGTGCTGCCTATTCGTACGCATTCTTTGCTGATCCGAACGTGTGCTGGGAGTTTGTGTTCTGTTCGCTCGGCACGGTCAATCGCTACACGTGCCCGGCCGGTGAGATCTGGTCGCAGGAGGACGGAGCGTGTCTATCCGGTAATAGAGATACCTGTGAAGTGTATGACATTGGGAACGTCTGCCAAGGTCGTCCCGATGGTTTGGTGCCTCACCCGACGGACTGTACGCGGTTCTTGCAGTGTACGGGTGGCGTTACGACAATGCTGGAGTGTCTGCGTGGTGAAGTGTTCGACCAGACGGTCGGTCGCTGTATTGTAGGCAATACCGAGACGTGTGAATCGAGAGGAGACATGTGCCGTGGCGTTGCAAACGATCTTCGACCGCATCCGAACGAGTGCCATCTGTTCGTGTTTTGCTCACTCGGCGAAGTGTCGGTACTGATCTGCCCACCGAACGAGATCTTCCGCCCGGACATTCGATTCTGTGTGCCGGGTAATCGTGATACGTGCGAGTTCAGCCCGGTCGAGACGGCTTGCGTTGGACGACCGCCCGGTGTTGTGCCACATCCAACGTCTTGCGAGCTGTTCCTTTCCTGCCTGAACGGCGTATCCACCGTAATGTCCTGTCCGGCGGGCACGATCTTCAATCCACAAACCGGTGTCTGCAGTGTGGGCGATCGTGACACGTGTCTCGTGACCGAGGGCCTGTGTACGTTGCAACCCGATGGCACTATTCTGGAGCATCCGCTGCGCTGTGGAATGTTCATCATCTGTCGGGGAGGCAATGCAGAGGTAAACCCATGCCCACCGGGGGAGATCCTGCGTGTCGATGCACAGTTCTGCGTGCCGGGCAACCCGAACACCTGCGAACGCTTCCCCATCGAAACGATGTGTGAAGGACGGGACGGAGGTCTGTTTTTACCGCACCCGACCGACTGTGCGCGGTTCATCTGGTGTCAGGCAGGCGTGGCAAACGATTACGGGTGTGAGCCGGGCAACATCTTCAGCGCACCGGCGCAGTCTTGTATCCCTGGAAATGCAAATACCTGCACACCACTCACTGGGGTGTGTGCCAATCAGCCAGATGGGCAGGTACTGCCCCTTCCCGATCGCTGTGACTTCTTTATCTGGTGTACTGAAGGACGACCAACCGTGAATCAGTGCCCGGTGGGAGAGATTCTTCGCCCAGACGTACAGTTTTGTGTGCCGGGAAGTGCGGACACGTGCGAGTTTGTGCCGATCGATCTGATGTGCATTGGTCAGGGTGACAGCACTCGCTTCCCGCATCCAACGCAGTGTGCACTATTCATTGCTTGCCAGGGACAGAACGCGGTCGTTAATAGGTGCCCTGCTGGAACCATCTACAATGCTCCGTCGCGCTCGTGCGTTCCAGGAAATCAGGACACCTGCGAGAGGTTCAACGATATCTGTGTTGGTCGACCTGATGGCACGTACTCTCATCCAACGATTTGTACGGCGTACATCAATTGTGTTGGAGGTCAGCCAACGTTCGAACAGTGTGGACCCGGAACCATCTTCATCGAACAGCTCGGTGGTTGCGTTGTTGGTAATACGCAAACTTGCACTCGAGTAGACGGTCTCTGTGTGGGACAACCGGACGGAGCGATTCTTGCACATCCCAACGAATGTGATCTTTACATCTTATGCGTATCGCAACAGGCTGCTCCTCTTCGCTGTCCACCCGGCGAGATCTTGAACGTACAGGCGCAGTTCTGTGCTCCGGGCAATGCAAACACCTGCCAGTTCGACCCCGTCGAGACAATGTGCCAAAACATGGCAGACGGTGCGATCTATCCACATCCGAGTGAGTGTTCCCGCTTTGTCGTGTGCAACGGTGGGCAGGCAACGGTGGCGGACTGTCCGGCCGGGCAGATTCTTCACGCACCGACCCAATCGTGCCGTCCGGGCAATACAGCCACCTGCGAGTTTCTTGATGGAGTGTGCTCGAACCGTCCCGATGGCTGGGTGATCGAGCATCCGAACCTTTGCGGTCATTTCATAATATGTCAGGGAGGCACGGTGTCGGTTAATCCTTGCCCACCTGGTGAAATATTGCGTCCCGATGCTCAGTTCTGCGTGCCGGGAGATCCGTCAACCTGCGGCTTCGAGCCCGTGGAGCGTATGTGCCTTGGGCGACCGGATGGCATCATCTATCCCCATCCGACCAACTGCCAGTTGTACATTAGCTGTCAAAACTCGCAAGCAGTTGTAACGTCCTGCCGACCTGGAACCATCTTCCGCGCAACGACACAATCCTGCGTCGCTGGCAATGGTGATACGTGCACGTTCCTTGACGGTACATGCGTTGGCCGTCCCGACGGAGTGATACCTCATCCCGAGGGTTGTGCGCTGTTCCTGCTGTGCACATCGGGCACTACGGCCGCTTTCCGCTGTCCGGAGGGTGAGATCTTACATCCGGAGTTCCTGGTCTGTGCGGCAGGCAATGCGGATGACTGTTCGTTGGCACCGGTCACTACTGAGCCACCGATCATTTCCGTATGTGAGGGTCGTCCGGATGGAAACTACACGCATCCACTGCTGTGCTATTTGTTCATCCGTTGCACAAATGGTGATACGG